The following are encoded together in the Xanthobacter autotrophicus Py2 genome:
- a CDS encoding protein of unknown function DUF1468 (PFAM: protein of unknown function DUF1468~KEGG: atc:AGR_C_182 hypothetical protein), with the protein MHIIRNPKDVLSGLLFIVLALLFAWQTQDLPMGTAVRMGPGYFPLVLAILLGLLGLIVLVNGLRFPGERPSGIAWRGLAIITFAVVFFGVAVRPLGFLPALAVSVFLSALASRLFHPATALAITAAMVAFAWAVFIKGLGLPLPLLGPWLGGY; encoded by the coding sequence ATGCACATCATCCGCAATCCCAAGGATGTCCTTTCGGGCCTTCTGTTCATCGTCCTCGCGCTGCTGTTCGCCTGGCAGACGCAGGACCTGCCCATGGGCACGGCGGTGCGCATGGGGCCGGGCTATTTCCCGCTGGTGCTCGCCATCCTGCTGGGATTGCTGGGGCTGATCGTGCTCGTCAACGGCCTGCGCTTTCCCGGCGAGCGGCCGAGCGGCATCGCGTGGCGGGGGCTCGCCATCATCACCTTCGCTGTCGTCTTTTTCGGCGTTGCGGTGCGCCCGCTCGGGTTCCTGCCGGCGCTTGCGGTTTCGGTGTTCCTCTCGGCGCTGGCGAGCCGCCTGTTCCACCCCGCCACCGCCCTCGCCATCACCGCGGCGATGGTGGCGTTCGCCTGGGCGGTCTTCATCAAGGGGCTGGGCCTGCCGCTGCCGCTGCTGGGCCCGTGGCTCGGCGGCTATTGA